One genomic window of Acidimicrobiia bacterium includes the following:
- a CDS encoding DNA polymerase I, giving the protein MSRVMFIDGHSIAFRAFYALPYDMATTSGEPTNAVFGFVSMLLKAVAEYRPDKIVIVFDPPGKTFRESEFAEYKAQRAETPEGFRAQEPLIHEVVEVLGLPQVEVEGFEADDVIATLAARAAESGDEVLIVTGDRDAIQLVEDPSVKVVYNRKGITDVVEFDEAAVKERYGIAPHQYVDYAALRGDPSDNINGVPGIGEKTAAKLLQKYGSIDGIYEHIEELTPKLRKALEENRSILERNRKLMRLRRDVPLPADPDKIESRSPDLKKLEELFSALEFRSLFQRVKDAFSAELATESRAAKLGEDFSVLEPAAFGGLVKKLSSKGAHVAVGVSAEPPKEKWAPGRSAYVAIFDGSSCKVTQVEGIADPWEEDRARDSVGLTEARQLFSDNSIVKNGHNLVAVARAMGHAHLAGCGFDTAVAVYLLDPGAASQPSLAGALEKYANISFGPKQQSLHPQSDSASAAAEAQAVGVLVPLLRKRLEEESMLSLYEEIECPLIGILASMERIGIRLDVPYLKELSESFSFDARRHEEEVKRLGGEDINVRSTQQLQRVLFEKLKLPVVRATKTGYSTDASALEAIRDQHPIVEEILAFRELERLRTIVDGLLDLVYPDGRVHPHYNQTSAATGRVSSENPNVQNVPIRTTLGRQIRKAFIAEDGWRLITADYSQIELRVMAHLSGDERLRKALSEAHDVHAETASQVFGVKLEDVTEEMRRAAKMVNYGLSYGLEAYGLAQRLAIETDEARRIISRYFESFPGVKKYMDEVVAKARETGYTETIFGRRRYIPQLESSSYQIRRMGERMAMNAPLQGSAADIIKRAMIRLENTLRTERMHARQILQVHDEIVVEAPENEIEEASEALAKAMTGAADLAVPLDIEVGVGRDWDEAKGAS; this is encoded by the coding sequence ATGTCTCGAGTCATGTTCATTGATGGCCACTCAATAGCTTTCCGCGCGTTCTACGCGCTTCCCTATGACATGGCTACCACGTCGGGTGAACCCACCAACGCTGTTTTCGGGTTCGTGTCGATGCTCCTCAAGGCGGTCGCTGAGTACCGGCCCGACAAGATCGTCATCGTGTTCGATCCCCCGGGCAAGACTTTTAGAGAGAGCGAGTTCGCAGAGTACAAGGCCCAGCGAGCCGAGACACCGGAGGGTTTTCGGGCTCAGGAGCCCCTCATCCACGAGGTTGTCGAAGTGCTTGGCCTGCCCCAAGTTGAAGTCGAGGGTTTTGAAGCCGACGACGTCATTGCTACGCTCGCGGCCAGGGCTGCGGAATCCGGCGATGAAGTATTGATTGTCACTGGAGATCGCGACGCCATACAACTCGTCGAGGACCCCTCGGTCAAGGTCGTCTACAACCGCAAGGGAATAACAGATGTCGTTGAGTTCGACGAGGCTGCGGTGAAGGAACGCTACGGGATCGCCCCCCATCAATACGTCGACTACGCAGCTTTACGGGGGGATCCCTCGGACAATATCAACGGCGTTCCAGGCATCGGAGAGAAGACCGCCGCCAAGTTGCTCCAAAAGTACGGTTCGATCGACGGGATTTACGAGCACATTGAGGAGTTGACACCAAAGCTGCGCAAGGCCTTAGAGGAAAACCGTTCAATACTCGAGCGTAATCGGAAGCTAATGCGGCTAAGGCGAGACGTACCCTTGCCCGCGGATCCTGACAAGATCGAATCCCGGTCTCCTGACCTCAAAAAATTAGAGGAACTTTTTTCTGCTCTTGAATTTCGCTCTCTTTTTCAGCGAGTCAAGGATGCGTTCAGTGCAGAGCTGGCAACAGAGTCACGCGCAGCGAAGCTTGGCGAAGACTTTTCAGTTTTAGAGCCTGCTGCCTTTGGCGGCTTGGTCAAGAAGTTGTCATCTAAGGGAGCGCATGTGGCGGTCGGGGTTTCCGCTGAGCCCCCTAAAGAAAAATGGGCACCTGGTCGCTCCGCTTATGTGGCGATTTTCGACGGTAGCTCGTGCAAGGTTACCCAGGTGGAGGGAATCGCCGACCCGTGGGAAGAGGATCGTGCTCGTGATAGCGTGGGGTTGACTGAGGCACGACAGCTCTTCTCCGACAACAGCATAGTTAAGAACGGTCACAACCTCGTGGCCGTGGCGAGGGCAATGGGACACGCCCACTTGGCGGGTTGCGGATTCGACACTGCGGTTGCCGTATACCTGTTAGATCCCGGGGCGGCATCCCAGCCGAGCTTGGCCGGTGCCCTGGAAAAGTACGCGAACATTTCCTTTGGGCCAAAACAACAGTCCCTACATCCCCAATCAGACTCGGCCTCTGCCGCCGCCGAAGCGCAAGCCGTGGGGGTTCTGGTCCCACTCTTACGCAAGAGACTAGAAGAGGAGAGCATGCTCTCGCTCTACGAAGAAATCGAGTGTCCGCTAATTGGCATTCTTGCCTCTATGGAGAGGATCGGTATACGCCTTGATGTTCCCTACCTAAAAGAGCTGTCCGAGTCGTTTTCCTTCGATGCGAGACGTCACGAAGAGGAAGTGAAGCGGTTGGGTGGAGAGGACATAAATGTACGCTCCACCCAACAGCTTCAACGAGTCCTATTTGAAAAGCTGAAACTTCCCGTAGTCAGGGCTACCAAGACGGGATATTCCACCGATGCATCGGCGCTCGAAGCTATCCGCGATCAGCATCCGATAGTAGAGGAAATCCTGGCGTTTAGGGAGTTAGAGCGTTTGCGGACGATCGTTGACGGACTGTTGGATTTGGTGTACCCGGATGGTAGAGTTCACCCGCACTACAACCAGACATCCGCAGCCACCGGAAGGGTTAGCTCCGAAAATCCTAACGTCCAAAACGTCCCGATCCGTACGACTCTGGGACGCCAGATACGAAAGGCGTTCATTGCCGAGGATGGATGGAGGCTTATCACCGCTGACTATAGCCAGATTGAGCTCCGGGTCATGGCGCACTTGAGCGGGGACGAGAGGCTCCGCAAGGCATTGTCCGAGGCTCATGACGTCCATGCCGAGACGGCTTCCCAGGTTTTCGGTGTCAAGCTGGAAGACGTAACCGAAGAGATGAGACGCGCCGCAAAGATGGTCAACTATGGACTTTCTTACGGGTTGGAAGCATATGGCTTAGCTCAGAGGCTGGCTATTGAGACCGATGAGGCGCGTCGGATTATAAGCCGCTACTTCGAGTCGTTTCCCGGAGTGAAAAAGTACATGGACGAGGTAGTAGCCAAGGCAAGAGAGACGGGATACACTGAGACGATTTTTGGCCGACGTCGTTACATTCCTCAGCTCGAGAGCAGTTCCTACCAGATTAGACGAATGGGCGAGCGCATGGCGATGAACGCCCCGCTTCAGGGCTCTGCTGCGGACATCATAAAGCGGGCGATGATTCGCTTGGAGAACACGCTGCGCACTGAGCGAATGCATGCCCGTCAGATTCTCCAGGTCCACGACGAGATCGTGGTAGAAGCTCCCGAGAACGAGATTGAGGAAGCATCCGAGGCTCTCGCTAAAGCAATGACTGGAGCTGCAGACCTGGCTGTGCCCCTGGATATCGAAGTAGGGGTAGGCCGCGACTGGGACGAGGCAAAGGGCGCTTCCTGA
- a CDS encoding 30S ribosomal protein S1: MAQDNEANKNDGGSVAVVERDLTPEETDQLIDSSLPRFTNGDIVAGTIVKVERDEVLVDIGYKSEGVIPARELSIRQDVDPRDIVQEGDRIEALVLDKEDAEGRLVLSKKRAQYEKAWIDIEKIRETTGIVAGPVIEVVKGGLILDIGLRGFLPASLVDLRKVKDLQSYVGQILECKIIELDRNRNNVVLSRKAYLEESQRERRTAFLESLQPGERRKGVVSSVVSFGVFVDLGGMDGLVHVSEISWRHVEHPSEVVKVGDEVEVEVLDVDKESQKISLSMKACQEDPWEVFAREHSKGSVVQGRVSKIVPYGAFIEVADGIEGLVHISEMAHYHVQQPQQVVSVGDTVKVKVIEIDLARRRISLSIKQALEEEGGEEYSESGENSDRELIASEATSSEVAEAQEVDVAAEQKASEGLHTKESEESGTTQTGSLASEESPSERAEALSTPAHGRPVEDVETIPLETSESPSEAVEAIAAEIREGES; this comes from the coding sequence ATGGCGCAAGATAACGAGGCAAATAAGAACGACGGCGGGTCTGTCGCGGTGGTAGAGCGGGATTTGACCCCTGAGGAAACGGACCAGTTGATCGACTCGAGTCTTCCTCGCTTTACCAATGGCGACATAGTCGCTGGGACTATCGTAAAAGTAGAGAGAGACGAGGTTCTTGTAGACATCGGCTACAAGTCCGAAGGAGTGATTCCAGCACGAGAGCTGTCGATCCGTCAGGACGTAGATCCCAGAGATATAGTCCAAGAAGGCGACAGGATCGAGGCACTGGTCTTGGATAAAGAAGATGCAGAAGGGCGCCTCGTGCTATCGAAGAAAAGGGCGCAGTACGAGAAGGCATGGATCGATATCGAAAAAATCCGTGAAACCACAGGCATAGTGGCTGGCCCAGTCATTGAAGTCGTAAAAGGGGGGCTCATTCTCGACATTGGCCTTAGGGGATTCTTGCCTGCGAGCCTAGTTGACCTTCGCAAGGTGAAAGACCTTCAGTCCTATGTAGGACAGATTCTCGAGTGCAAAATCATCGAGCTGGATAGAAACCGCAACAATGTGGTGTTGTCGAGGAAGGCATATCTCGAGGAGAGTCAGAGAGAGCGGCGGACGGCTTTTTTGGAAAGCTTGCAGCCTGGCGAGCGCCGCAAAGGCGTCGTGAGTTCGGTTGTGTCGTTTGGCGTCTTTGTCGACCTTGGCGGAATGGATGGCCTTGTTCACGTGTCGGAGATTTCCTGGCGTCACGTGGAGCATCCCTCGGAAGTAGTGAAGGTTGGAGACGAGGTCGAGGTCGAGGTGCTGGACGTCGACAAAGAATCTCAGAAGATTAGCCTTTCGATGAAGGCATGCCAGGAGGATCCCTGGGAGGTTTTTGCTCGAGAGCACAGCAAGGGAAGTGTGGTACAGGGACGTGTCTCCAAAATCGTTCCATATGGCGCGTTCATAGAAGTGGCCGATGGTATTGAGGGCTTGGTTCATATCTCGGAGATGGCTCACTACCATGTACAACAGCCCCAACAGGTTGTGTCTGTGGGGGATACGGTAAAGGTAAAGGTGATCGAAATCGATCTCGCTCGAAGACGGATCTCCCTCTCGATAAAGCAGGCTCTGGAGGAAGAGGGTGGGGAGGAGTACTCCGAGAGTGGGGAGAATTCAGATCGGGAGCTAATTGCCTCGGAGGCGACATCAAGCGAAGTAGCCGAGGCGCAAGAAGTAGATGTGGCAGCGGAACAAAAAGCTTCCGAAGGCTTGCACACGAAAGAGTCAGAAGAGTCCGGTACAACACAAACGGGGTCTTTGGCATCCGAAGAGAGCCCTTCGGAGCGTGCCGAAGCGTTGTCTACTCCGGCGCACGGAAGACCTGTCGAGGACGTCGAAACGATCCCTCTGGAGACCTCTGAGTCCCCCAGCGAGGCCGTCGAGGCTATTGCAGCGGAGATTCGAGAGGGAGAGAGCTGA
- a CDS encoding dephospho-CoA kinase has product MLLVGLTGGIGVGKSLVTARLREKGAVVIDADEIAREVVAPGSKVLERLVERFGEKILDSKGHLDRKKLAEEAFGDQEALKDLNAITHPAIGAEIAKRIEEQRDTDRLVIVDAALLVESGREGFDKLVVVAARPQTQLERLVTYRRMDPQEAERRIASQAPLEDKIAKADIVIWNEGTIEELMRRVDEVWEQLSSEAKTYTRRDTRRED; this is encoded by the coding sequence ATGCTTCTGGTCGGGCTAACCGGTGGTATCGGGGTAGGGAAAAGCCTGGTTACAGCGAGGCTGCGCGAAAAGGGAGCGGTAGTGATAGATGCGGACGAGATCGCGCGAGAGGTCGTAGCTCCAGGCTCCAAAGTCCTCGAGCGCTTGGTAGAGCGCTTTGGAGAGAAAATCCTCGACTCTAAAGGACATCTGGACAGGAAGAAATTGGCAGAAGAGGCTTTCGGTGACCAAGAGGCTCTGAAGGATCTAAACGCCATCACTCATCCGGCGATCGGTGCAGAAATCGCCAAGCGCATCGAAGAACAGAGGGATACGGACCGGCTCGTGATAGTCGACGCCGCGCTGTTGGTTGAATCCGGAAGAGAAGGTTTTGACAAGCTGGTCGTGGTAGCAGCACGCCCACAGACACAGCTTGAGAGGCTTGTCACATATCGCCGTATGGATCCCCAAGAGGCCGAGCGACGCATCGCATCTCAGGCTCCCTTGGAAGACAAGATTGCAAAGGCCGATATCGTTATCTGGAACGAAGGGACAATTGAAGAGTTGATGAGGCGAGTGGACGAAGTCTGGGAGCAACTCTCTAGTGAAGCGAAAACGTATACCAGAAGGGATACTCGACGCGAGGACTGA
- a CDS encoding excinuclease ABC subunit B (The UvrABC repair system catalyzes the recognition and processing of DNA lesions. The beta-hairpin of the Uvr-B subunit is inserted between the strands, where it probes for the presence of a lesion), with protein sequence MRFRLMAPIEPAGDQPEAIEALTEGLKRGAKFQTLLGITGSGKSFTIANVIARWNRPTLVIAPNKSLAAQLAAEFREFFPENRVEYFVSYYDYYQPEAYIPQSDTYIEKESTMNDEIDRLRHSATSAVLYRPDTIVVASVSCIYGLGSPKDYREQMLYLAVGSRISQETIVRRLVDIYYTRTSQSLERGRFRVRGDTIEVQPAYEESVLRIELFDDVVERLAWLDPVSGEVLSQPYDAHVFPATHFVTSSERLERAIESIKEELAERLAYFEKSGKLLEAQRLQMRTNHDLEMLAEIGTCAGVENYSRHLDGRPAGSCPYTLLDYFPEDFLVVIDESHVTVPQLHGQYEGDRSRKETLVEYGFRLPSALDNRPLKFEEFVSKVRQVIFMSATPGPWELKNSERVVEQILRPTGLLDPEVEIRPTRGQIDDLVGQIKERAQANERVLVTTLTKKMAEDLTQFLLELGIKVRYMHSDIDAVERIEILRDFRLGHFDVLVGINLLREGLDLPEVSLVAILDADKEGFLRSETSLIQMIGRAARNVRGQVIMYADRITGSIKRAVEETNRRRRKQIEYNQAHGIDPQTVRKRVRDILEMVRGPEGTPQGSAEARRLKIEEVIEMPEDEVMRIIASLEEEMKEAASEMRFEEAARIRDEIKEVKRELQEVRGIYLARRQKPAGRSRPPRHRSRGR encoded by the coding sequence ATGCGTTTTCGCCTAATGGCTCCAATTGAACCGGCTGGCGACCAGCCGGAGGCCATTGAAGCTCTCACCGAAGGGCTCAAGCGAGGTGCGAAATTTCAGACGCTTCTGGGCATCACGGGATCTGGCAAATCGTTTACGATCGCCAACGTCATTGCCAGGTGGAACCGCCCCACGCTAGTAATTGCACCCAACAAAAGCCTCGCTGCACAACTTGCGGCGGAGTTTCGCGAGTTTTTTCCCGAGAACAGAGTCGAGTACTTCGTCAGCTACTACGACTACTACCAGCCCGAGGCGTACATCCCGCAGTCGGACACTTATATCGAAAAAGAGTCGACTATGAACGATGAGATCGATCGGTTGCGGCACTCGGCCACCTCTGCTGTTCTTTATCGACCCGACACTATCGTGGTCGCCTCTGTTTCCTGCATTTACGGATTGGGATCGCCCAAGGACTACAGAGAGCAGATGCTGTACCTGGCTGTGGGATCCCGCATATCACAAGAGACAATCGTTCGTCGTCTTGTCGACATCTATTACACGAGAACCTCCCAGTCTTTGGAGAGGGGACGGTTCCGGGTCCGGGGAGACACTATCGAGGTTCAGCCTGCTTACGAGGAGTCCGTATTGAGGATAGAGCTCTTCGACGATGTCGTAGAGCGTTTAGCGTGGTTGGATCCTGTGAGCGGAGAGGTACTAAGCCAACCGTACGACGCACATGTATTCCCGGCCACTCACTTTGTTACCTCTTCCGAGCGCCTCGAGCGTGCCATCGAGAGCATTAAAGAGGAGCTGGCCGAGCGGCTTGCCTACTTTGAAAAATCTGGAAAATTACTAGAGGCGCAGCGACTCCAGATGAGGACAAACCACGACCTGGAAATGTTGGCGGAAATCGGAACATGCGCCGGAGTCGAAAACTACAGCAGGCATCTCGATGGCCGGCCTGCGGGTAGTTGTCCGTATACCCTGCTTGATTACTTTCCCGAGGATTTTCTGGTGGTCATCGACGAGTCCCACGTGACGGTACCTCAGTTGCACGGACAGTACGAGGGCGATCGGTCGCGAAAGGAGACGCTAGTCGAGTACGGATTTCGTCTGCCCTCTGCTCTCGACAATAGGCCTCTTAAGTTCGAAGAGTTCGTTTCTAAAGTTCGTCAGGTGATATTTATGTCGGCCACACCGGGCCCATGGGAGCTGAAGAACTCCGAACGCGTGGTAGAGCAAATTCTTCGACCAACTGGTCTATTAGACCCCGAGGTCGAAATAAGGCCTACGAGGGGCCAGATAGACGATCTGGTCGGACAAATAAAGGAGCGAGCGCAGGCCAACGAACGGGTGCTCGTCACTACCCTCACTAAGAAAATGGCCGAAGACCTGACGCAGTTTCTCCTGGAACTGGGAATCAAAGTCCGTTACATGCATTCCGACATCGACGCGGTCGAGAGAATCGAGATCCTTAGGGATTTTCGCCTAGGTCACTTCGACGTGCTCGTCGGCATCAACTTGTTGAGGGAAGGCCTCGACCTTCCCGAGGTGTCTCTGGTTGCAATTTTGGACGCTGATAAAGAGGGCTTTTTGAGGTCGGAAACCTCTCTGATCCAGATGATAGGTAGAGCTGCTCGAAACGTTCGCGGTCAGGTCATCATGTACGCTGACCGAATTACCGGATCGATAAAGCGGGCAGTCGAAGAGACAAACCGCCGACGGCGCAAGCAGATCGAGTACAACCAAGCCCACGGGATCGACCCCCAAACAGTTCGCAAACGAGTAAGAGACATCCTAGAGATGGTGAGGGGACCGGAGGGCACACCACAAGGATCGGCAGAAGCAAGGCGTCTCAAGATCGAGGAGGTAATCGAGATGCCGGAGGACGAGGTAATGAGAATTATCGCATCTCTGGAAGAGGAGATGAAAGAGGCTGCGTCGGAGATGCGATTCGAGGAAGCGGCACGAATTCGGGACGAGATAAAAGAGGTGAAGAGAGAACTCCAAGAGGTGCGTGGAATCTATCTCGCGCGACGCCAGAAGCCTGCGGGGCGCTCAAGGCCGCCGCGTCATAGAAGCAGGGGGCGATGA
- a CDS encoding glutamine amidotransferase: MTLATPLRILHLFPQSMGLYGDRGNAIALLRRCALRGIPARLDTTESVESLSFGEIDIVIIGGGADKDQQRVASRLAAIDKKAFEDAIEEGLVVLAVCGGYQFLGLRYTTASGETIPGLGIFPAVTESGHGRRLIGNVEVVASRDIGGRLVGFENHGGRTWILGREASPLGFVRYGQGNNGVDGTEGCRVRNCFGTYLHGPVLPNNPSFADALVSLALSRRSNKFLRLAPLEDSVEEAARYRFLQRCKSSKRIASRLGLEF, translated from the coding sequence ATGACTTTGGCTACTCCGCTCCGAATACTCCATCTTTTTCCCCAGTCCATGGGGTTGTACGGAGATCGCGGAAACGCGATAGCGCTTCTCAGGCGTTGCGCGCTGCGGGGAATCCCAGCCCGTTTGGATACGACGGAATCGGTAGAGAGTCTTTCATTTGGGGAGATCGATATCGTCATAATCGGTGGAGGAGCCGACAAAGACCAACAAAGGGTAGCGAGCCGCCTTGCCGCTATCGACAAGAAAGCTTTCGAAGACGCAATTGAAGAGGGGTTGGTCGTCTTAGCGGTGTGCGGCGGCTATCAGTTTTTAGGACTCAGATACACAACGGCCTCGGGGGAGACTATTCCCGGGCTAGGCATCTTTCCAGCTGTAACAGAGAGCGGGCACGGACGCCGCTTGATCGGAAACGTCGAAGTCGTGGCCTCCAGAGATATCGGGGGACGCCTTGTAGGGTTCGAGAACCACGGGGGTAGAACTTGGATTCTCGGCAGAGAAGCATCGCCCCTGGGATTTGTCAGGTATGGACAGGGCAACAACGGGGTCGACGGAACCGAAGGATGTAGGGTTCGAAACTGTTTTGGCACCTACTTGCACGGGCCAGTGCTGCCCAACAATCCTAGCTTTGCCGATGCTCTCGTATCGCTTGCTCTCTCTCGTCGTAGCAACAAATTCCTCCGCCTTGCGCCGTTGGAAGACTCTGTAGAAGAGGCTGCGCGCTACCGCTTCCTACAAAGGTGCAAGTCTTCTAAGAGGATTGCCAGCCGACTCGGACTGGAGTTTTAG
- a CDS encoding excinuclease ABC subunit A — protein sequence MTDKIVIRGAREHNLKNVDLDLPRNALIVFTGISGSGKSSLAFDTIYAEGQRRYVESLSAYARQFLGQMDKPDVDFIEGLSPAVSIDQKSRSHNPRSTVGTITEIYDYLRLLYARIGRPHCPKCNRSISRQSSSEIVERVMDLPEGTRITILAPVVRGRKGEFESLLSDLAKQGFARARIDGDTVELGPGIRLDRYKIHTISVVVDRALVRPGSKQRIADSVETALELANGVAEIEVSGEGDSAVLAEADRISTGSKRPDSEANKEQIEPQMFVFSRHLACHECGAYFDELAPRNFSFNSPYGACEACSGLGVRLEVDPDLVVPDPCLSVAEGAIKPWGSGRSRYFDALVKSVAKEFDIDLDAPWKSLPKRKRNLLLYGTDEPVMVRYRNRYGREHTYWAQYEGVVNWLERRHGESESDWSREQIESYMREVPCHACGGARLRRESLAVRIGDSNIAQVCAMSISRLYEWVSSLRLKEREQLIARRVLKEITTRLKFLIDVGLDYLTLDRPAATLAGGESQRIRLATQIGSGLVGVLYVLDEPSIGLHQRDNRKLIETLVKLRDMGNTLIVVEHDEEMIRSADFIVDIGPGAGEHGGEIVAAGSIDVITSEPRSITGAYLAGRKSIPVPARRREPGEKWLHVEGAREHNLKNIDVSFPLGCFVCVTGVSGSGKSTLVNDILHRALMAEVYGSRMVAGAHRRIRGVEHIDKVIGIDQSPIGRTPRSNPATYTGVFDYIRKLFAMTHEAKVRGYTPGRFSFNVRGGRCEACSGDGTIRIEMHFLPDVFVPCEVCKGARYNQETLEVTFKGKNIADILEMSVEEALHFFSNQPSIFRHLQALAGVGLDYIKLGQPATTLSGGEAQRVKLATELAKRPTGRTLYILDEPTTGLHFDDIKKLLAVLDRLVEVGNTVIVIEHNLDVIKTADWIVDLGPDGGDRGGRVVATGPPEHVAKAEESYTGQFLSQILLSAQ from the coding sequence GTGACCGACAAAATAGTCATCAGGGGTGCGAGAGAGCACAACCTGAAAAATGTCGATCTCGATCTACCACGTAACGCTCTGATTGTCTTCACTGGAATTTCTGGATCCGGCAAGTCGTCTTTGGCATTCGACACTATTTATGCCGAGGGTCAGAGGCGCTATGTGGAATCGCTCTCGGCATACGCTAGGCAGTTCCTCGGTCAAATGGACAAACCCGACGTGGACTTCATAGAGGGGTTGTCACCGGCCGTTTCGATCGATCAGAAGTCCCGCTCCCACAATCCTCGGTCAACGGTGGGGACAATTACGGAAATCTACGATTATCTTCGTCTCCTTTACGCCCGTATTGGAAGACCGCACTGTCCCAAGTGCAACAGGTCCATTTCCCGCCAGAGCTCGTCCGAGATCGTAGAGCGGGTGATGGATTTGCCTGAAGGAACGAGGATTACAATTTTGGCACCCGTGGTGCGTGGACGTAAAGGCGAGTTCGAGTCGCTTCTTTCTGACTTGGCTAAGCAGGGATTCGCTCGCGCTCGAATCGACGGCGACACCGTCGAGCTGGGCCCGGGAATCCGTCTGGATCGCTACAAAATTCACACCATTTCGGTAGTCGTAGACCGCGCTCTGGTGCGGCCTGGTTCCAAGCAGCGAATAGCGGACTCCGTGGAAACCGCGCTGGAGTTGGCTAACGGCGTGGCCGAAATAGAGGTCTCGGGGGAAGGGGACTCTGCTGTATTGGCAGAAGCCGACAGGATCAGCACCGGATCGAAGCGCCCCGACAGCGAAGCCAACAAAGAGCAGATTGAGCCGCAGATGTTTGTCTTCAGCCGCCACCTTGCCTGCCACGAATGCGGGGCTTACTTTGACGAGCTGGCACCCAGGAACTTCAGTTTCAACTCGCCGTACGGGGCATGCGAGGCGTGCTCGGGCTTGGGGGTGAGGTTGGAGGTCGACCCGGATTTGGTGGTTCCCGACCCCTGCTTGTCGGTGGCAGAAGGGGCTATCAAGCCGTGGGGGAGCGGACGCTCTCGCTACTTCGACGCGCTAGTAAAAAGCGTGGCCAAAGAGTTCGACATTGACCTCGATGCTCCTTGGAAGTCCCTTCCAAAGCGCAAAAGGAACCTGCTTTTATACGGGACCGACGAGCCCGTGATGGTCAGGTACCGCAACCGATACGGCAGAGAACATACCTATTGGGCTCAGTATGAGGGCGTAGTGAATTGGCTTGAGCGGCGTCACGGTGAAAGCGAGAGCGACTGGTCGAGAGAGCAAATCGAGTCGTATATGAGAGAGGTCCCATGCCACGCGTGCGGCGGAGCTAGATTGAGGCGCGAAAGTCTTGCCGTGAGGATTGGGGATTCGAACATTGCCCAGGTTTGTGCTATGTCGATTTCCCGTCTTTATGAGTGGGTGAGTTCTCTGAGGCTCAAAGAGCGCGAGCAGCTCATTGCCCGTAGAGTGCTGAAAGAAATTACTACGAGATTGAAGTTTTTGATCGACGTCGGTCTGGATTATCTCACTCTGGACCGCCCTGCAGCGACGCTGGCTGGTGGCGAGAGTCAACGCATTCGGCTCGCAACCCAAATCGGGTCGGGTCTTGTGGGCGTGTTATACGTTCTCGATGAACCGTCTATCGGTCTGCACCAGCGAGACAACCGGAAGCTTATCGAAACTTTGGTCAAGCTCAGGGATATGGGAAACACGTTGATAGTCGTGGAACACGACGAGGAGATGATCAGATCTGCAGACTTTATCGTAGACATTGGTCCTGGAGCGGGAGAGCACGGAGGTGAGATCGTTGCAGCCGGCAGTATCGATGTGATCACCTCCGAACCTCGATCAATCACCGGTGCCTACTTAGCAGGGAGGAAGTCTATTCCGGTGCCCGCAAGACGCAGAGAGCCAGGAGAGAAGTGGCTTCACGTAGAGGGGGCCCGCGAGCATAACCTAAAGAACATCGATGTATCGTTTCCTCTCGGTTGCTTCGTGTGCGTGACAGGCGTTTCCGGCTCCGGGAAATCTACCCTCGTAAACGACATCCTACACAGGGCGCTGATGGCCGAGGTGTATGGCTCCCGAATGGTTGCTGGAGCCCATAGGCGCATCCGAGGTGTCGAGCACATCGACAAAGTCATAGGCATCGACCAAAGTCCCATAGGAAGGACGCCGCGATCGAATCCAGCAACATACACTGGCGTTTTTGACTACATAAGGAAGCTGTTTGCCATGACCCACGAGGCGAAGGTGCGGGGATATACTCCCGGCCGCTTCAGCTTCAACGTTAGGGGAGGACGCTGCGAGGCATGTTCTGGGGACGGCACTATTCGCATAGAGATGCATTTTCTACCCGATGTCTTTGTGCCATGTGAGGTGTGCAAGGGTGCCCGCTACAACCAAGAGACACTCGAGGTGACCTTCAAAGGTAAAAACATTGCCGACATACTCGAGATGTCGGTGGAGGAAGCCCTCCACTTTTTCTCAAATCAGCCTTCTATATTTCGGCATCTGCAGGCCCTAGCTGGCGTGGGCCTCGACTACATAAAGCTTGGTCAACCTGCAACGACCCTCTCTGGCGGGGAGGCGCAGCGCGTAAAGCTCGCGACCGAGCTCGCCAAGCGACCTACGGGCCGCACCCTTTACATCCTCGACGAGCCGACAACGGGGCTTCACTTCGACGACATAAAAAAGCTCCTGGCGGTACTCGATCGTCTGGTGGAGGTCGGCAATACCGTCATAGTCATCGAGCACAACCTTGACGTCATAAAGACAGCGGACTGGATCGTCGATCTGGGCCCCGACGGTGGCGACCGAGGAGGTAGGGTGGTTGCCACCGGTCCTCCAGAGCATGTTGCGAAAGCGGAGGAATCCTACACAGGCCAGTTCCTCTCCCAGATTCTGCTATCCGCACAGTAG